In Halobacterium sp. R2-5, the following are encoded in one genomic region:
- a CDS encoding inositol monophosphatase codes for MDEDRASVAERAAIAGSEVAFEAFRTGIDVEIKSGKTDVVTQADRDAQRRVIEVIRESHPEDAIVGEEEDELKEVPDTGAAWVVDPIDGTNNFVRDVQIWATSVAAVKDGEAVAAANVLPALGDTYVAGDGGVMRNGDPVSVSHRSDPETFAVVPTIWWGFDERDQYAAACEAIVERFADMRRYGCAQATLSMVASGQIEGAITNVTVNAWDSVAGVHLIRQAGGVVTDVHGDRWEPGCDGLVASNGEAHDVVLEAAREIEE; via the coding sequence ATGGACGAGGACCGCGCGAGCGTCGCCGAGCGCGCCGCGATCGCAGGCAGCGAGGTGGCCTTCGAGGCGTTCCGCACGGGCATCGACGTGGAGATAAAGTCCGGGAAGACGGACGTCGTCACGCAAGCGGACAGGGACGCCCAGCGCCGCGTCATCGAGGTGATTCGCGAATCCCACCCAGAGGACGCCATCGTCGGCGAGGAGGAGGACGAACTGAAGGAAGTCCCCGACACGGGCGCGGCGTGGGTCGTCGACCCCATCGACGGCACGAACAACTTCGTGCGGGACGTCCAGATCTGGGCGACGTCCGTGGCGGCCGTCAAAGACGGCGAGGCGGTCGCCGCCGCGAACGTGCTGCCCGCGCTCGGGGACACGTACGTCGCGGGCGACGGCGGAGTGATGCGCAACGGCGACCCCGTCTCCGTCAGCCACCGCTCGGACCCGGAGACGTTCGCCGTCGTGCCGACCATCTGGTGGGGCTTCGACGAGCGCGACCAGTACGCCGCGGCCTGCGAGGCCATCGTCGAGCGCTTCGCGGACATGCGGCGGTACGGCTGCGCGCAGGCCACCCTCTCGATGGTCGCCAGCGGCCAGATCGAGGGCGCGATCACGAACGTCACCGTGAACGCGTGGGACTCCGTCGCCGGCGTCCACCTGATTCGACAGGCCGGCGGCGTCGTCACGGACGTCCACGGCGACCGCTGGGAGCCCGGCTGCGACGGGCTCGTGGCGTCGAACGGCGAAGCCCACGACGTCGTTCTCGAAGCGGCCCGGGAGATCGAGGAGTGA
- a CDS encoding group 1 truncated hemoglobin, with protein MAESTLYERLGGREGIRAVVDDFYDRLLADDDLGPFFADADVSTLRRTQTAFLCEAAGGPETYDAAPVREAHLHVPFTPEHIERAVELLRESLDEFDVPEDDADAVVQAVAQYESDLLARPDDP; from the coding sequence ATGGCGGAGTCGACGCTGTACGAGCGACTGGGCGGACGCGAGGGGATTCGAGCGGTCGTCGACGACTTCTACGACCGCCTGCTGGCCGACGACGACCTCGGGCCGTTCTTCGCGGACGCCGACGTCTCGACGCTGCGCCGCACGCAGACGGCCTTCCTCTGCGAGGCCGCGGGCGGGCCGGAGACCTACGACGCCGCGCCCGTCCGCGAAGCGCACCTGCACGTGCCGTTCACGCCCGAGCACATCGAGCGCGCCGTCGAGTTGCTGCGCGAGAGCCTCGACGAGTTCGACGTCCCCGAGGACGACGCGGACGCGGTCGTGCAGGCGGTCGCCCAGTACGAGAGCGACCTGCTCGCGCGCCCCGACGACCCCTAG